The genomic interval TTCTTGACAGTTATAACATTCAACTTTAGATTTGTCATACCTTTTTTCACTTTGATAATAGCCATAACCTCTTCCACAAATTCTTGGTGATGGGTGACTTTCTTCGTAGTTTGGTTCACGGTTGAAACCTCTTCCTCTTCCTCCTTGGCAACGACCATATTTTCGTCCTCTTCCGTGTTCACATCcatgtatttttttactattgaatCCTCTATCATCTTTCAACGAAGCTTTGATCATCTTGAGAACTTTCTCTAATGGCTCCTCTTGCCTTTTCTTCATTCTTTCTTCTTGAGATTGCAATGAACCTTCTAATTTCTCAATAACACATACCGCATAATCGAACTTAGGAGTCAAGGAACTAGAATTTTCTCTGCTACACGAATATTTTCTATCTTGTCTCCATATCTCttcatttgattcacaattgtCTTCAGCATTGAGCAATAATCTGAAATTGATTTGGAATCCTTCATCTTCAAAGCTTCGAAATCTCCACTTAGAGATTGAAGTCTTATCTTCTTCACTTTGTCAATGCATTGGAGTGATTTCTCCAAAATCTTCCAAGCTTACTTTGAATTCGTAGCATCGGCAACCTTCTCAAACGTAGAAACATCCAAACATTGATGAATGACAGTAAGAGATTGTTGATCATTCTTCCTTGTCTTTGCCAAAACTTCCTTCTCAACTTGAGACAACCCCTCTTCATCTTGTGGCTCATTATAGCCTTTTTCGACAATCTCCCATATACCTTGAGAGTCAAGCAATGCTTTCATGTGAATGCACCATTTTACATAATTCTGTTTTTTTAGAAGAGGAAAGTGGAAAGTAGTTTAATCAAGAGTCGCCATTTCTCAACTACCaagctctagataccactttgttagAGAAAGGAAGGTATTTTTAATAGAAAGCTCACAATTTTCTTGATGCTTAATGTCAAGTACAATGAGGTATTTTGTAAGGCCCATAATTTTAAAgcatactttatgtatttttgtgtattttggatattggctcgaaggctttttagccaaagttattaaatactttggagtttatatgatcaaaaagatattttgatgccgattagaattactcgtcgataaataaattgaattaactgcagtgaatcttttacgaagaatttaatgcgttacgggtgaaatgggaatttaacaaatatctagatattttgagatatttgttaagttataattaatatatatatatatatggttgtttggaggaaaaaggaaattagaaggaaggaaaaggaaaagaaaaggatataaaaaggaaagaaaggaaaaaagaagggaaagaaaaacaaaggagaGAAAAgaacatttttccatcttcttcctctgcctcgcacTCACCCTCCAtctccatttttcttcttcttggttttgctttctttttctttctttggcttcaagaatagaaacccaaggttagtgggtgagaaagatcaagttcccaactccttcctccttctcggattcgaaaacggagttagggatttcaaaaccgtcaaacacaaacctccccgtttcatctagatctaagcttcgtttcgcgaagagatagaagggaaagttgctcactaccacgctacggttttagggaaccaactttggaggcaacgttgcgagcggagattttaccggatttactcgcggtaccgtaatcgaacgttaaagctaacgtgaaggtaaaggctccttccaaacttctagtttgcatttagggacttatttgtggttgtgtggaaaggaatttgttagggttgaagtgttgatttgggggaaaatgaatctaaggctttatgggtaaaatcttagagttaggttttggttatattgatgaatgtttcgtagaaaatggatttaaactcatttatatatgattttgagtaaatgaaacttgttgtgtttgagtggtggattgcgTTNNNNNNNNNNNNNNNNNNNNNNNNNNNNNNNNNNNNNNNNNNNNNNNNNNNNNNNNNNNNNNNNNNNNNNNNNNgtattaaaaatggggaatcttttaatatctgcattcgCTTAACGATTGTGgtggatggagtctgtgtatgcttatgcatttcattttggtaaatcgtgctgacccgtgataggtggcacctcgataaatagtactttggcctgtgataggcggtacgtttacggtttacgctttttcttttaataaatcgtgctgacccgtgataggtggcacctcggtaaacagtactgacccgtgataggtggtacgtttatgatttatgctttttagtaaatggtgctgacctgtgataggtggcacctcggtaattggtactttggcctgcgataggcggtacaattatgatttacggcccttcgaggagggttttggtttggaattccgagtccatgcattttggcatatacgcattgcattagggtgcctggcacgcgagtcatgtttgatttgagtttatgattgagtgattcgaattttgatttatcgtgataactgagatgaaggtgttaagtgctatgtgttgtgtattgtgtgtgagtatgatggttatcgaaccttcgtgtgtcgtagtaatcgcgtaggaattgctaagtgttaggttgtggacttgattaggaatgacttaggttaattcatgaatttttggaaaactgatcagggaaatcgatttcccaatcgattggatgaaagacaggggcttggccaaatgaacaaaatcgattagccaatcgatttcgaaatcaattttcaaaggaatcagttaagaaatcgattgcccaatcgattaggccttaagtcaggggctcaggaaccaatcaatcgatttaccaatcgattgaattcagcccaggattctgttttcattaagaatccctcaccaaatcgattaggaaatcgattggctcgaaaccaggggctcaggaaccaatcaatcgatttaccaatcgattgaattcagcccaggattctatgtatttttggaaggataagcagggaaatcaatttccaaatcgatttgggaagttacaggggctcaactatttataaaatcgatttcccaatcgatttgggaagttacaggggctcaactatttatgaaatcgattacccaaatcgatttggccatgcaggaattcagcaaaactgacggaaatcgatttggaaatcgattggcattaagtcaggggctgagatatgctgtcaatcgattgcccaatcgattgaattaagcccataattcaaatttcactaaaaaccttcaggaaatcgattggcttagtagaaattcttattttgagttagataacagattgctcattgatttatcaatgtcttggttagttatatattacttgatggattgagaaccttattttgttttcattgttatttggcatgtgttatatgaacttttagcatgtggaaaacccttttaaggtgcatgataagttgaaaggttattttgtgcatgtaaaaacttaaatgtcATGTGTTACTTGTTAATTTCGgatggtgaccctttacaactattgtggaaatatgggctttgccctcagatgagagccaggacgatcctaccggttcgtaccctgcggatgggaatgtagatgggaatgcttgactggagctatgttaggaggatctcacggggcgcgtggagatcactcagggtgtatagctataatattttttgaagaatgatcagattaggatgacatagagagaacttatgtttttttggattacgttattttgaactggaaaactttacatttactaatattgtcagcttgacatgttattttcggtgggttacatgtaccactttttgatgtgtaaatattttggattcatattttgagaaatttttctgctgcttataagttataatgactcgattatttatccaaagttattacctcatttatttctctgttttattttaatttcttttgaaaaaaaaaaaatacaccctcgctttgaaataTCGGGGTATTACATATTTATAGGTATAAATAGAAAACTCTAGACACATTTCTAGGAGCTTCCTAATTAATACCCACTTCTAGATACTTCCcacaattttctataattaaagCACTTCTAGATTCTTACATAGAAATTTTACATGGTTCTAGACTTAtctaatttcaaattagtaATAACAGCTATTTCGGTCTCTAAATTTCGTTAGAGACCGATTTAGTGacacacaaatatttatttttgaggtTCAAAATTACAATCTCTATTTTTGTCGCTAGTGTGACTGAAAATATTCAgtctctaaatcggtcactaaaggAGAAATTTCTAGTAGTTTGATGTACTTCTTGAAGACAAGATGACATGCTATCAAGAGATGATGTATTtcttgaaataataaaaataatgtttttgacatttttcttggttaacaaattaaaatatacacaaAGTTTACTTCAATAATCTCTTATCTCTTTAAGaacaaattaaaatgaattcatattttaaaaaataaaaatagaaaatgttttcaaaatataaaaaatagaaaatagtgtGTTAGAATGTATGTGTTAGAGAATACGTTTTTAgctttattctttaaaaaaattaggaaaaatagtcaaaataaaGATAGAGAATGTATCAATACTCTTATTTTGTGACGATGTTGAGTTGCTTGAATTTCTTTAAAGCTTGGAGCAATTTTAGGGCATGAAGTTATGAAAGGAGATTGAAGTTTGGGCGCCTTTAACTTAACACACTTGCATATATGAACAAAACATGGAAGGTCATCTAGCCATATGTGTGTTAGGTTTGGAAGACACATATCATTGAGAGTGTTGTCTCCACCGCCATGTCTAAAAACTTCTTTTTGTTTAAGAGCAATTGATATAGATAGACTTCTCAACTTTGGAAGCATTCTAATCATAGAAATAGAGAAAAGGCTTTTCATTTTGTTGCAATCATAGACCTTTATATCTGTTAGTTTTGGAAAACACACTTCAGCATTGGATAATTTCACAAGttcttcattttcaaaaatGATTTGTTGCAAATTGTCGCAGTTGGATATATGAAGGGAGGACAACTCTCATTGGCTTCTATGTATCTCCATTGAGAATAAGTATGTCAAGTTTTTACATTTTTCCGCagtcactacgccaaaaatgacatttaacagcgcccattttacagcgcttgctaaacacaagcgctgttgtaattatattttaaaaataacggaaccttttacagcgcttttgatgccaagcgctgtagtaggtcatataacgtttgcgcatcacgttataaggcttttacagcgcttgtcaaaaaagcgctgtaaaaggaagcgctttcgcgtat from Cicer arietinum cultivar CDC Frontier isolate Library 1 chromosome 5, Cicar.CDCFrontier_v2.0, whole genome shotgun sequence carries:
- the LOC101506414 gene encoding uncharacterized protein; translation: MKALLDSQGIWEIVEKGYNEPQDEEGLSQVEKEVLAKTRKNDQQSLTVIHQCLDVSTFEKVADATNSKLLLNAEDNCESNEEIWRQDRKYSCSRENSSSLTPKFDYAVCVIEKLEGSLQSQEERMKKRQEEPLEKVLKMIKASLKDDRGFNSKKIHGCEHGRGRKYGRCQGGRGRGFNREPNYEESHPSPRICGRGYGYYQSEKRYDKSKVECYNCQEFGHFSWECCNAPNQDEEEVNLIEEEVNLIEEDEESTFLLTLKE